The Mauremys reevesii isolate NIE-2019 linkage group 19, ASM1616193v1, whole genome shotgun sequence genomic sequence CTAATTTCTGGCATTCTGAATGAGAACGAGTCTCTATAATTAACAAGTCACAGAGACTTTCCTCTTTAATTCACAATAATTCTTCAAGTTGGGCATTTAAATATCACAAAATATCACAAGTTGGGCATTTAAATATCAAAGACTTTGCTGCATAAAGCTTTTAAAATTATCCAACTTATGCTGGAGCACATTGTGTAATCTCTTGGGTCATTAGGAAAACTGACACCAATAAATTAGACCAAATTCAGAAAATATTAGCATATTAATGTATGTTGCTACCACTTCCATATGCTGAACAGAGTAGGCCTGATAGACTAATGGACTTACCCCACTTTTCATCCATGGATCTTTTAGCCCTTCACAAAATGTGGGCATCATTCTGTGTTTAACAAATGGGGAAAGTAAAGACCAGAGAGGAAATGTAATTTGTCCAGAATAGCAGAGCAGAGAAACAGAACCAGGCTGTCCTGGCTCAACATTACCCCGTATGATCTCAAATGACAACCTTGATAATCAGTTAGAGGTAGAAGTGAATGTCCATCTCTTCTCCAGGTGATGTTCTGCAGGCTTCGGACACATCAGTGGTGTTTTATTATATTCAACATCATGCTTTTCCATGCTTTGCTGTTTGGAGGAGATTTGCTGGAGGAATACTTTCTACATTCACTACCTGTCACATACACGGACATGAAAATTCTCAAAATCAGGGAGAAGGCCAGGAAATTAGACATGGATCCCCTAAAGACCAATATGTCCAAGTCTTACATCATCAGCAGTTCAGACGTGTGCTCAGATCAAGAGGTATTTCTGCTTGTTATTGTGTGCAGCAGCCCAGAAAACCGGACAAGGCGTAACCTGATCAGGCAAACATGGGGTAATGTGACAGGCATCAGGAGGTATGCTGTACTTATTTTGTTTGCTTTAGGAAAGCCAGCTTCAGAAGCCATCCAGTTAGACATCAGTGAAGAATATCAAAAGCATGGAGACATCATTGAAGGAAACTTCCTTGACTCTTTTGAGAATCAGACACTGAAGACTGTGATGAGCATGGAGTGGACTGTAACATTCTGTTCCACCGCAAGGTTTATTCTCAAAACCAATGAAGAAATGTTTGTCAACATTCCAAGTTTGGCTGAATACTTGCTTAGCTTAAGAACACATCTCGAGGATATTTACATTGGAAGGGTCATTCATCAAGATATGCCTGACAGAGACCCTCAAAGCCAGAGCTTTGTTTCTCTCAGTCAATATCAAGAAGAGTATTACCCAGATTACTGTAGTGGAACAGCTTTTGTCATTTCTCAGGATGTTGCTCGGAAGATATACATTGTTGCCAAGGAAACACCAGTTTTGCTTCCTCCTGATGTCTTTGTTGGAATCTGTGCTAAGAAAGCTGGCATCATACCCATTCAAAGTTCTAGATTTTCTGGGAAAAAGCACATTAGATACAATCGATGTTGCTACAAATTCATTTTCACCTCTTTTGAAATTAAAGAAGATGAGCTATTTAAAGAATGGAGGGAGATAAGTGATGGAAAAGACTGCGCTTTACTGGAAACTTATTATGGGCTGGTATCCTGCAGAGTCTTGACCTACTTTGACAAGTTTAAACATTTTAACatagaaacaataaaaaatgagGCTTTGCATTTTACCAACTAGGATTTAATTCCTCTACATGAAGAAACTCTGTACTTACACCTTTAACTGTCATTTTTCCTGTTAGAAAGTTCATCTTATCTTTCATCTTTTGCTTTGAACATTTCCTCTCAATGTTGGTTTTTAAATGTGaaagttccccccaccccaccctgttcTGACAGTGAATTATTCCTGACGCTAAAAAAGGATGTGTGTTTTAATTCAGTAATTTATAATGAGTGCACTGGATGTGCTTTTTTCACATAAAGAATGTAGAACTGCATGCAATTCTTATTTTCTAAGTAAAAACTGTTTTAAAGAATTTGTGTATATCCAGTTTTTTCATGTCATCTACTTCTTTGCCCCTCTATGCAGCAACTAGTTTTGATCCAATTTGACTGAGTGGTGCATCATTCAATCCCAAACTACCTTGCAAAATATGGAAATCATATCACTCTCCAGTGAAATGTAGCTATCTCTGCATCCTTTTAACAGTGTAGGACAGAATGAAGAATAGAGCACCCTGTTGAAACTACCAGGGGAACAGCTTGATAAGCAGATTTTACACAGAATACCCAACCTAACTGTCCTGTAGAACTGCCCTGTATTTAATGATCACAAGCAGTCATGGCCTCAGTTTATATTTCATTCAGAAGACATGGCCTGTAGCAGCCCTGAACAACATTATGTTGGCATATGGGGGTCAGCACAGAATCAGCAGTAAGAATGCCACCTGTCTGCCACCACTTCCTGTAAAGCCTTAAGTTGTCTTTGGAAGTCTCTCATCCAAgtactcctttttgggtcaggacccctacaatacAACACCatggaatttcagatttaaatagcttaaATCATGaaatttgctattttaaaaatcctatgaccatgaaattgaccaaaatggaccgtgaatttggtaggaccctagcgATGACCAAAGAGAGTAGCAGGATAAGTTGTGAAGCTAATGAAAGAGCTGCACTCATATCTTGGACTTAAATTGCCAGTTTTGTTACATTGGTCTTATATGATAAGTTGGTGAAAAAATTCCACTGAGACtgctttttccacagaaaattggGTTGCTGTCAAAACATTTTCAAGACAAATCTGCTTTGggcccaaaacttttttttttttaaatgaagtcaaAATTTTCTATGGATTATTTTTTCATTGATATTTTCGATGGTGAAGGGGGACCCCTCTCCTTTCAGACACACACATTTTCTGAACAGTTCTAATAAACAAGGTATAGAGTGTGTGAAAGAACACATTGTGTCCTCAGCTATTAATTCAATGCAGTTGCTCTGGCTAGCAGGAGTGCCAGAAGTTTACTTCAGAGTATTTGAAAGAAGAGGGCTGTGGGAGTTTGTGCTTTACTTAGGGCTCATTTACATGGGGACATGCCAGAAAATTAAACCCCTTTATGGACAAACTTCAAAATTAAAGTGAccttaattcagtttattttatttcacttagAAGTGAATtaactaaactgaattaaggccatTTTAATTCTACACTGGGGCCTAAAGCAGTTTAAttaatcacacctttagttaattcagtttaactcTCTTGAGTGTCCCTATGCAGACAAGATCTTAACCTCTGAATTTTGATTACATCATTggtctttttttctctttatgtATCTGCCACCTACTACTTTAACCACTGAGGAGAAAAAATAGTTATTTTATTTCTCATGTGTGCACATTATTGGCTATCAACAGCATGCAAGCCACATGGCTTTGAGGAAGGAGCACAGAACAGTGCTTAAGTGGCTAGCAGTAACTCACTGAAAGATCAGTCTCTGCATTTGTCAGAAGGGAtaaaaattatattatattattatatatatatatatatatatatatatatatatatatatatatatatatatatatatatacacacacacacacacacacacacacacacacacacttttctcagAATTAAAGCAAGTGACAGCTTTCAGTAAAGCTCacctaaaaaaaaatatatataagaaaCATGAAAACACCCTCTTTGGCATTGTAAAATATTGCATTAGACAAATGTAGCATAGGCAGCCAATGTTCCCAAACACTGGCTATACATAGTAGTTTTCGTAAGTGACGATTGCACATGTTCACACTTATCACATAAAGGAAGAGACTTGCACATTGTAGAAAAGTTTAATGAAATGTCAGTACACTGCTCAGATAGCTACCAGCATACAAAAACCACTTAACATCTTAAACTAGCCAGCACAAGTGGAAGATGTTTTTACATTCTATtcaacataatttttactgtttTAAAGTTTTTCCATGCATGCAGGATTTCTGATATTTTTAGTGCCTGCACTGTGCCAATGGAAAACAGTCATTAGCCATTCCCACATAAAAAGTGAAACATAACTAATATTGGCCAATACAGTCTGTGCAGAGGTAATGACATCTAAGTTGTTTATTGGGCACCTACAACCATAGGATTTATACGCCACTACTGGTATAATCTtgaatgaaaaaaatcttttttaaaattccagttcATAAGCAAAAGTGACAGACATGTTGCATAAAAAGTTATTCTGCATTTAAATAGTATAATACTCATTACCCTTCCTCTCCCGCCCCCTAACACTCTAGATTTTCTAAGTCCTCTTGCACCTCGCCTCATCATTAAAAGGTCCTGCACCACAGCACTCATCTGGTAGCAGACAGCTGGATGTTGTTTCCTCTGCAGCCCAATGCCATTTCTCCCTGGCTCAGCCAGAGGCGTGTTGCAGTGCAACCAAGGCATCCTGTTCATTAGTCCtgatttggggggcagggaaatgAACAAGCTACTTCTGTACAGATATCCAACTTGACATTTTTATTAATGCTTCCTATGGTTTCCTTCATTTtcatttaatacattttttgAGTATTccacatattttattttttaaccttaGAACTAAAATAATACATAATTCATGGTCTAAAATAAGACAGAAGACAAAAAAATATAATAGTCTTGATTTGTGGACCAAAATACATTACATGGCCCATCTAGTCTGAAATCCTGTCCTCCACAGTAGTCAAACTATTCTTCAGAGAGAATGTGTAAAACCTATATGGTATACCAAATTATAATAGGATATAGCAGggactggcaacctttggcatgctgcttgccagggtaagcaccctggcgggccgggatggtttgctTTCCTGcaacatccacaggttcggccgatcacagctcctactggctgcagtttgccgtgccaggccaatgggggctgcaggaagcaacacgggccaagggacttactggccaccacttcctgcggcccccactggcctggagcagcgaaccgcagtcagtgggagctgcgatcggctgaacctgcggatgctgcaggtaaacaaaccatcctgggccaccagcagatttccctagCAGGCCGCACgccaaaagttgccaatccctgggctATAGCCATGAGTTACTTCCTCCATGGCTAAATTTATGTTCTTAAACAGAAGGCTTTATGCTCTTATCACTTTTATTCTAACTAACATCACCAAAGTTCAGATATAATTTAAAAGtggtaacttttaaaattaaGAGATCAATTTTTGATCAAAATGACagtaaaatctatttaaaatttgGTTTCTAAGCTAACAGATTGACTAACAGACTGTGGTTCATGCAATGTCCCCTTAAACAATCTTAATTGCAGTAcaaagaaaaaggtaaaaaaaaaaaggggggggcagctTCCAATTTGGTTTAACACTCACTTTATCAGatagtatttttaaaaacttaagaTTTTTCATGTTCACTTTCCCCATAAGATGTAAAGAACATTCAGAACTACTGTTTGTTTATACAAGACTTATATCCAGCAAACTGGGAGCGGGcgggggaacaaaacaaaaaacactaatTATTTTTGCACCATCTCCCATAGGCATGAAagcccccaaaagtagctagcgTAATTTTAATAAACTAAACTGCTTAGGTCAGTCAATTAGACAATGTTATATCAAAATATTATAATAAATGTACAGGGAGCAGATTTATATACAGCATGATACTTTAAAGTGCCCTACCTCTGTTTGAGAATTACTCTCCTGACTCTTAGTTATTTTCAGATTAAAACAACTGAGTCAAATGCTTTCTAAAGTTTCTTTCATGAGGTTACAGCCCCTAAACTGTAGCCATTTTGGACCAATCACTGCTCCACTAACATTGGATtgctaaaaaggaaaaaaatgtggttACGCTGATACTATTCTGCCCCTTCCACAGCAGTAGTAGAAACAGCCTTAACATAATAAGGACCTTCATGCAGATAAGCCCTCAGCCTTAAATAGTACTGGTTTCCAAATATTTCAGCTATTGTTTTGGAATTTACAAGGGCCTTGACCAGTTCATATTTAGCATCCTTTGAAGCTTTGTCAGGTTCCACAGATCTGTCTACAATATATTCCACAAATCCTGGACTGTCAAGCATCAGTTTCTGTGCCCATGGTTGGTTTGCAATAGCCTAAACatcaagaaagaagaaaaataatcagGTTTGGATTTTTAAATATGCTAATACATTGATTGTTAAGCAATAGTCAGGGATGAGAATACAACTGAAATCGGATATGCAGTCTGGCAACCGGAGGATGGAGCCTAGAATAAGAGACTGTGGCTCTCCAATCAAGCAGTAGTATTTTAATACTAAACACAGATTCTAGAGTTATTTTTCCCCTTTAGATTGGAAAAGGATTATGGATCATCACTTTTGTGGCACCAAACAATGAGGAGAGGCtaaaactgaatttattttttagtTTACAAGAGGATATAAAGTGCACACCAGACTCGTTTGGTGCCCAGTTTGGATTCAATTTGGGTTTCGGTGTGATGTATGAGGGTTGGACACTGAAGACAAGCTGAAATCTCTCTCACCATAGATTTGTATACAGAAGTCAGTCTACAAAGATAATATTTACACACATTATAACAATTTGATGCTATCACTAGGAAAGGAATTTACAACTTCtggtctcattttttttaaaaaaggaaacttaCAGTAAACACTCTTAAAGCCCCACAGTGGAGATCAGGGAATGGCTGAGTACTAATACTCCTGAAGAGTTCCAATGGCTGGCTAGACAAGGCAGCAAACCAGGATTCAGTCATTCCTAGCAGGTCTTCTGTTTGCTGGTCTGGCTACACATGGAGAGAAATTATTAAAGAGGCTAGAAACATTGTAATGAATagtttttgcatttttaatattcGTTCTCAAGAGTCAGGAAAAttataaaggaaaaaaatcaatttaaaactaAGTCACCTAGCCAATAGCagtttaaacaaataattttaagTATCAAATTTACTTTTCCCCACTTATGCAGTTCGCTTTTTGTATTTCACTCAGTTTGGAGGGTAGAATTTTCTCACGGATTCTTAGGAGTTTCACTACTACTGCTGCTGAAATTCACAAGGCTGCAGGGGAAGTTTAAATGAGGATGCTTcactcaaatgaaaaaaaatcttgaaacgATTTCTATTTACGTTAAGTGGGGTGGGTTACACAACCTAAATATTACATTCTGGTGTTCAAGTAGTTTTACACTGTCCTTTTAAGCCGTAAGTATTAGACTACATGCACTTTCCTTTTCATTGTAAAGTTGTCCTATTCTGAGCAAAGTGACAATTTCATGGAACTTTAGAACTTTGTATTCTGAACACTGAAAACAGCTACTATTTAGCAGAAATGTTATCATATATTTGCTAAGCACACACACTTCACTTACATGAATTAAAAACTACAATCTTACTCTTCTCCTCCAGCAaatacagtatttttttaaaataagtttaaagAGTTCATTACAAAAAACAGTAAACTATTAAGAAACCTTGACTTAGCCTCTACAAAACACACAATAGTGTCATTTCTCTACATTTCAAACAACTTACTGACAAGTAAAGAAGAGATGATATGGCATCCAAACATCGAAGTCTTAGCTCTGCTGGGGGATTCTTTGCCTGGTGCCCTATTCTGTTTAACAGATGTTGAAATCTACTCCCtttgaaaataaaaacattaagaAATGTTCATTTGCCATACTAATAAAATCTCCAGTAACTTCTGTACCATGTCAAGTTATCAATATTACTTGAAACTGAATTAAATGCTAGAGAAAAGTGCTTGGATGCACAGCCTGAGCAAGAGCAGTTCTAGATATACTATATTGACAATACATATAGCTGCTATCTGTTGGTATGGACTTTCACCAAACTGGGTTAGATTTGAACCAGTAGTGAAAAAAGTTCTGTATCTCATTTCAAATCCTCTGGGCCATTTTGGTCAGCCATTTCATCTTATACTAAAAGAAGTCCTATAATCTTCAAAAACAAAGTGATGTTACCAGGAGACACACAAAAGCATATTCATCTATGCCTGTAGGCAAAAGATGTACCGtatattccggcgtataagacgactttctatattaaaaaacaacccccaaaaaatcGTCGTCTTATTATACCGTATATACAGCGGCTGAGCTGCTTAAAAAAGGCTCTCCTGGCCAGCCAGGcagggcaggcccaggccctctctgccgcagccgcggctgggatttaaaagctCTGGCGGCCCCCGCAGCAGCCGGCCCTCTGACCGCCGCGCCGCTGGGCTGCTGGGCTCTCTCTGGGGCTCtgcgcagcccagagcccccaggccccagccactCCCAGGGCCATTAAAGGCTCGCTGCTCCCCGCCCGTCcgggcagcccagccccctctgccctcctgcgccgctggggggctgggctctggggcgcAGCTGGCGCGGccagcagcccctcctccccccctccccgccgggctgggatttaaaaaggGGGGACTCGGGGGGGGGGCTTATAGGGAAACCTATATATAGCCCTAAAACCTATATAACTCTTAAAATTAGTATCCGGCCTATACGCCGCGCCCTAATCTATATATATTACATGGCTGTATTTTCCTCATCCTTTTTAAGAAAGCATATAATCACGGAAGAAAGATGAACATCTCCTACAATTACAGTGCTGTTGTGGACTTGCATTATGCTGCTCACTGCAATACAAGGAATTCTAGCTGACAGCCCAAGCTTCAGCTCTGACACTGCCATGTGTTTCATGAACATGGTTTGATCACAGCCAGTAATGCCATACATATTAGGCTCCTCTTCAGAGCCAGCAGTACTTTCCTCTTCCCCTATTCTCCCACACCCTACCAAAATTAAAGAGAGAGACTGTGAATAGAAAATTATTATCCTGGTGCTTTGCAGCTATTAAAACAAATAGAAATCTTTGGTAAGCACATGTATTTTAAGGTCCCTTTCCCCATTCCTGAGTGTGAAAATCCCTCAGTAAGCTCTCCTTTGTCTATTAGGATATAAGGGAAAAAACTTGATGCAAACCAGCTTTCTGTAAAACCTGTTTTCCTTCCACATTTGATCCCAGGATTGCAAGCGTGTCCACAGCCACTCCAATCATGGTTGGGTCATGGCCTTCGGCCATTCCAAATACTTTTTCCATAAAGATGGGATATCGTTCACAGATCTGCTGTGGGCTGtctacaatagccagatttccAAAAAATTTCACAAATCCTACCAAAAGCAAAGCAAGAAACAttcaacagaaaagaaaaataacttcAGTAGCATAATTTCAAGTCAATAACCAGGAAAAGATACCAAAATACTTTTACATGAATGGCATAATTAAAGAAATGTGTTGAAGATAAAATTGTTCAGCTGTGAAAAAGTGATACGACTGTGAAAGGACACCACTAGATAAagccaatatttttaaaacaaatgtgtaTAGCACAAGCAGAGGCAATGCAAGCTACTCCTACATGCTCAACAGATATCTAGACAAGGCTAAGAGATTTtaagtggtggtgtttttttaaccCTCTTATCCCAGCCTAGACATGCCCCCACAGTATACTTCAACTTTGCTCTACAAGAGTTCATTTTCCATCACCTCTCTGCTGAAGCTGTAACAGCACAAAGATGTCTATTTCACACAAACAAGGAAGTCAATCTACTAATAAATGGGCTGACCCAAGCACCACCGAGTTCCACATAAAAGTTACACACTTATAGGTAGTTGGATCCTGAATTTCAGATCAAATTGCAGTTG encodes the following:
- the B3GALT9 gene encoding beta-1,3-galactosyltransferase 9, which encodes MFCRLRTHQWCFIIFNIMLFHALLFGGDLLEEYFLHSLPVTYTDMKILKIREKARKLDMDPLKTNMSKSYIISSSDVCSDQEVFLLVIVCSSPENRTRRNLIRQTWGNVTGIRRYAVLILFALGKPASEAIQLDISEEYQKHGDIIEGNFLDSFENQTLKTVMSMEWTVTFCSTARFILKTNEEMFVNIPSLAEYLLSLRTHLEDIYIGRVIHQDMPDRDPQSQSFVSLSQYQEEYYPDYCSGTAFVISQDVARKIYIVAKETPVLLPPDVFVGICAKKAGIIPIQSSRFSGKKHIRYNRCCYKFIFTSFEIKEDELFKEWREISDGKDCALLETYYGLVSCRVLTYFDKFKHFNIETIKNEALHFTN
- the PSMD5 gene encoding 26S proteasome non-ATPase regulatory subunit 5 isoform X2 translates to MAEEALELLARVSRLEEPLEELRALGVAVQALPLSALRERAPDIRLGSLFALLNVNDREQVALCVSILERFLQAVDPLYVIQNFREELQKGLFHPDDSVKLLTIAQAIKSLSRIAQTQDGLEALFASSFLVDLKNVMATSDLVRYRVYELVVEISSVSADSLNYCANSGLISELIEELTGDDVLVRATSIEMVTSLAYTKHGRQYLAQQGIIDKISNIIIGADSDPFSGFYLPGFVKFFGNLAIVDSPQQICERYPIFMEKVFGMAEGHDPTMIGVAVDTLAILGSNVEGKQVLQKAGSRFQHLLNRIGHQAKNPPAELRLRCLDAISSLLYLSPDQQTEDLLGMTESWFAALSSQPLELFRSISTQPFPDLHCGALRVFTAIANQPWAQKLMLDSPGFVEYIVDRSVEPDKASKDAKYELVKALVNSKTIAEIFGNQYYLRLRAYLHEGPYYVKAVSTTAVEGAE